TAATTTAGTGTGACATTAAAAAGTAATTTGACTAACTTATCGTTATTAAGATGTAATTCACTAGTAATTTATTggttatataaaattttattttatttaaacaagGATAAAATcgaaaaaatatcattaatatcCTTTTGATTACGTAAAACACCACTTTTTTTGTAACAGTAGGCCTTCTGAATTCTGATCATGATCTGTTCACATCATTGACCTTGTCAACTTAATCAAATAATGAAACTTCCTAAGCAATCTTTACCTATATGTTGACATATTAAATATGCATCCATCATCTGCAATTCTTGCACAACACACAGAGAACTTACTACTAAAAATGCAAGGCATTAAACTCAAGATCctaaaattttcagatttagtGCAGCCATCATCAGCTCGAATAGTTCTTTCGATTGATGATCTATTGATGGAAATTCTTTTACGCGTACCTATAAGATCCCTTCTCTGTTTCAAAACCGTATCCAAACGTTGGCTTTCAATCATTACTCATCCACATTTTTCTGTCCTCCGTCAACCCAATCCAAATCGCGCAGTAGGCCTTTTCTTGACCTGTCCTTATTCTCTTCCAGCAAAACCCCAGTTTGATTATGTTCATTTTGATAAGAAAAATCCCCCAAAACCACCATTTAAGAATCTCAAATTCATTAAAGACTCTTCTGGTATTAGTGTTCTGCAATCTTGCAATGGACTAATGCTCTGTTCCAACTCCCCTTTGCGTCTAGCTAAAACAAATTACTATGTTTGCAACCCCACTACGAAACATTACACAGCACTTCCAAAATCAGTTCTTGAAACTGaaaattctaaaattcatgGTATAAGCTTAGCTTTTGATCCTGCCAAGTCTCCTCATTACAAAGTAATATGTGTTCGCGATTCTGTTTCGTCTCCTCAACATTATCNNNNNNNNNNNNNNNNNNNNNNNNNNNNNNNNNNNNNNNNNNNNNNNNNNNNNNNNNNNNNNNNNNNNNNNNNNNNNNNNNNNNNNNNNNNNNNNNNNNNNNNNNNNNNNNNNNNNN
The DNA window shown above is from Solanum stenotomum isolate F172 chromosome 6, ASM1918654v1, whole genome shotgun sequence and carries:
- the LOC125867200 gene encoding F-box protein At5g07610-like, translating into MHPSSAILAQHTENLLLKMQGIKLKILKFSDLVQPSSARIVLSIDDLLMEILLRVPIRSLLCFKTVSKRWLSIITHPHFSVLRQPNPNRAVGLFLTCPYSLPAKPQFDYVHFDKKNPPKPPFKNLKFIKDSSGISVLQSCNGLMLCSNSPLRLAKTNYYVCNPTTKHYTALPKSVLETENSKIHGISLAFDPAKSPHYKVICVRDSVSSP